The segment CCGCACCGCGGCTTGCGGGCCGGTCTGCGCAACGACGCGCACTCTGTCCGTGCGTCGCCCGGCCCGCAAACCGGTCCCGCGCTCAGTCCTTGATCGCGAAGGTCTTGAACGCGGCCGAGACCACGTCCTGGCACTCCTTGTCCGGCCACTTGTCCTTCTTGCAAGTGATCATGATGGCGTAGCCGTGCTGGTCGTCGGCCCGGAAGCCACGGTCGAGGACCCGGACCTGCTGGCCGCTCTGACGCCGCGTGAAGGACCAGTCGGCGACGGTCGGGTAGCCCCGCCACTTCACCGGCTTGATGCTGATGCGGTGGTAGTCCTCGGTGGAGCCGCGCACCGCGGGCTCCAGGCTGCGCCAGGAAGCCGCCGCGTCGGTGCCGGGCTCGGCGTTGTAGTCCACCTGGACGCGGGGGAAGCCGCCCGAGGCGCTGTAGATGACGCCGGAGCCCTCCCCCGCGGTGCCCGTCTGCTTGAAGCCCTTGGGCATCGCCATACCGAAGTGGAACCTGCCGTTGGAGATCCGGGCGAAGCCGTCCGGCACCGCCTTGTCCCCCTTGCCGTCCTTGCCGCCGGTGTCGCTCTCCTCCTCGGCCGGGCTGACACCGCCGGGCGGCTGCGGGGCCGGCGAGCCGGGCCCGCCCTGCTTGGCGTCCTCGCCCGTGCCGGCCGATTCCGTGGACGGCTCCGCCTTCGCCGCGGACGACGACTTGTCCGGCTTGCCGGCCGGCTTGCCGCTGTTCTTCGTGCTGCCGTCGCCGCTCAGCGCGACGGCCAGGACCGTGCCCAGCACCGCCAGGACGACGACCACGGCCACGATGACCAGGGTGCGGCGCGGGACGACATCGGTCACCGAAGCGCGGGGCGCCGGACGGTTCCCGTCATCGGGTCTGGAGTCCACACGGGCTCTCGCGGCGACGGCCGCCGCACGGACCGTCCGCAGCGCACCGCGCACCCGCTCCTTGGCAGCCTCGGTGTCGAACCCGGGACGGGTGAGCGTGGGACGGGACGTGCCGGATGCGGCGCGGTCCGCGCCGGCCTGCTCCCCGGCGGCCGGGGAGGCCGTCTTCGGGCGCCCGGTCCGCTCCGGGGTGCTCGTCGCGGCGGCCTTGGCGCCGGCGGCCTTGGCGGCACCGGCCTTGCTCTTGCCCGCCGTGGCAGCGCCGGACGCGGGCCCGCTCCCGGCCGGCGACTCCGCCACCGCGGCGGCGGCCGGCTTCGGCTTGCGCGGCACCCGCGACTTCGCGGCGGGCTTCGGCTTCGGCGTGCTGTCGGGCTTCGCCTTGGCGCGCTCCTTGGGCACCGTCGGCAGCACCATCGCCCGGGTCTCGTCCAGCGGGGGCTCGGGCTTCCGCGCCTCGGGGGCGTGCACCACGTCCAGCAGCAGCGTCCGCGCCCCGGCGTCGTCCAGCCGGCCCGCCGGGTCCTTCACCAGCAGGCCGTAGATGACCTCCTCCAGCCCGCCGGCGTTCTTCGGCGGCTCGACCGGCTCGGTCATCACCGCCGTCAGCGTGGCGATCGCCGAGCCCTTGTCGTACGGCGGCACGCCCTCGACACAGGCGTACAGCAGCCCGCCCAGCGACCACAGGTCGGCCGGCGGTCCCGGCTTCTGGCCGCGGGCGCGCTCCGGGGAGATGTAGGAGGGGGCGCCGACGAGCATGCCGGTCGAGGTCACGGAGGGGTCGCCCTCGACCTGGGCGATACCGAAGTCGGTGAGCACGACCCGGCCGTCATCGGACATCAGGACGTTGGACGGCTTCACATCGCGGTGCAGGATGCCCGCGGCGTGGGCGGCGCGCAGCACATCGAGCACCGCCAGGCCGACCTCGGCGGAACGGCGCGGGGGAAGCGGACCGTCGTCACGGATGACCTCGGCGAGCGAGCGTCCCTCGACCAGCTCCATCACGATCCACGGGCGGTCGTCCTCGTCGACCACGTCATAGACCGTCACCGCGCCGTTGTTCCGGATCCGGGCGATCGCCTTGGCCTCGCGCAGCGTGCGGGTGATCAGACGACGCTTCTCGTCCTCCTCGACCCCGCCCGGGAAGCGCAGCTCCTTGACCGCGACCGTGCGGCCCAGGACCTCGTCACGTGCCCGCCAGACGGTGCCCATGCCGCCCCGGCCGAGAACATCGGCGAGCCGGTACCGCCCGGCGAGCAGCCTGCCCCCCTTGCCGTCCATCTCGACCTCGTCGCCCACTGAATCCCCTCTGCAATCCAGCCGAGTTGGCAGCTTCGACGTCCCATCGATCACCAAACTGGCCCAACTCGGACAACCCACCCTGGCAGAGCCTTCATTCTCCCTCATCCGCGGCCGTGCGGAAGGCCCGGGTCGGTGCCGAACAACACCCTGCACCCGTCATGATGGCCCCGACGAACGGGAGTCCCGATGACGAAGCGCCCGCGTCGCCCGGCCGCGGACCGCGCACTCCGCCCGGCGGCGCCCCCGGCGGGCCACCGTCCCGCCCTGGTCCGTACGGGCGCCCTGGCGGCCCTGGCCACGCTGCTCCTGACGGCCTCCACCGGCCAACCCCGCCTCGCCCCCGCGTCCCTGAAACCCGCCCGGCCGCCCGCGCGGACGGCGCCGGCGCTGCACCGCCTGGTCGGCGACGGGATCCCGGGCGCGGCCGCCCTCACCACCCGCGCCGGTTTTCCCGCCGCGCGTTTCTCCGCGGCCGGGGTGGCGGATCTGCGCAGTGGCCGCACCATGGGCCCCCGGGACCACTTCCGGGCCGGCAGCCTCACCAAAACCCTGGTCGCCACGGTCGTCCTCCAGCTGGCCGCCGAGCACCGGCTGGCCCTCCACGACAGCGCCGCCGCCCACCTCCCGCCGGGCATGCGGGTCACGGGCCCCGGCACCCGCAGCAGCCTCCGCGGAGTGACGATCCGCCAGCTGCTGGACCATACGAGTGGCTTGTTCAACTACACCGACGATCCCCGGCTCGCGGGGCAGCTCTTCGGCACGGGCTTCCGCGCCCACCGCTACGACCGCCACACCCCCGCCGAGCTGCTGCGCACCGCCCTGCGCCATCCGCCGGCGGCCGCCCCGGGCGCCCGGTACTCCTACTCCAACACCAACTACCTCGTGCTGGGCCTGGTCATCCAGGCCGTCACCGGACACCCGTACGCCACCGAGATCCGCCGCCGCCTCCTCGTCCCCGCCGGGCTCCACCACACCTCGTTCCCCGGCACCGTCCCGGCACTGCCGAGGCCGCACGGCCGGGCGTACTCCCGCATCGGCGACCGGCGGGTGGACGCCACCTCGCTGGACCCCAGCTGGGCGGGCGCGGCCGGCGAGATGGTCACCACCCTCGGCGACCTCAACCGCTTCTTCTCCGCGCTCCTCGGCGGCCGGTTCCTGGCGCCCCGCCAGATGGCGCAGATACGCAACGCGCAGCACACCGGCGGCACCTACGGCCTCGGCCTCTACGCGACCGAGCTGCCCTGCGGCGTCACCGTCTGGGGCCACGACGGCGAGATCAACGGCTCCCACGCCCGTACCGCCGCCACCCGCGACGGCCGCCACGTCCTCAGCTACCGCGTGAACACCGACACCCACTCGGCCCCGGTCCCCGACAGGGCGGTCCTGACGGCGGAGTTCTGCGCCGGGCACGGCGGGGGCTAGAGCGGCATCAGAGCAGCCTCAGAGCGGCACGATGTCCGGCGCCCCCAACCGCGCCGCATCCGCCGTCAGATCGTCCGGCTGCCGCTGCGATTCGCGCTCGGCCTCGACCCGCTTCTGGTAGTGCGCGATCTCCTTCTCGACCTGGTCTTCGTCCCAGCCCAGCGCGGGCGCGATCAGCTCGGCGACCTCGCGGGCGCTGCGGGTGCCCCGGTCGAAGGTCTCGATGGAGATACGGGTGCGCCGGGTCAGCACGTCGTCGAGATGGCGGGCGCCCTCGTGGGTGCAGGCATAGACCGCCTCGGCCCGCAGGTAGTCGTCCGCGTGCGCCAGCGGTTCACCCAGCGACGGATCGGCCACCACCAGCTCCAGCAGTTCCTCGGTCAGCGAGCCGTAGCGGTTCAGCAGATGCTCGATACGGGCGACATGCAGTCCGGTGCGCGCCGCGATCCGGGCCCGCGCGTTCCACAGCGCCTTGTATCCCTCGGCCCCGACCAGCGGCACATCCTCGGTCACACAGTCCGCGACCCGCTGGTCGAGGCCGTGCACCGCCTCGTCCACCGCGTCCTTAGCCATCACCCGGTACGTCGTGTACTTGCCGCCCGCCACCACGACCAGCCCCGGCAGCGGATGCGCGACGGTGTGCTCCCGGGACAGCTTGCTGGTGGCGTCCGACTCCCCGGCCAGCAGCGGCCGCAGCCCGGCGTACACCCCCTCCACGTCGTCCCTGGTCAGCGGCGTCGCGAGCACCTCGTTCACATGCTCCAGCAGATAGTCGATATCCGCGCTGGAGGCCGCCGGATGCGCCTTGTCCAGATCCCAGTCGGTGTCCGTCGTCCCCACGATCCAGTGCCGCCCCCAGGGGATGACGAACAGGACGCTCTTCTCCGTCCGCAGGATCAAACCGGTCGTGGAGTGGATCCGGTCCTTGGGGACCACCAGGTGGATCCCCTTCGACGCCCGGACATGGAACTGCCCGCGCTCCCCGATCAGCGCCTGGGTGTCATCCGTCCACACCCCGGTGGCATTGACGATCTGCTGCGCCCGGATCTCGTAGTCGCCGCCCCCCTCGACGTCCTCGACCCGTACGCCGACCACCCGCTCGCCCTCGCGCAGAAAGCCCACCACCCGTGCCCGGTTGGCGACCTGCGCCCCGTAGGCGGCCGCGGTCCGCACCATCGTGGCGACATAGCGCGCGTCGTCCATCTGCGCGTCGTAGTACTGGAGCGCACCGACCAGCGCGTCCCTCTTCAGGCACGGCGCCACCCGCAGCGCCCG is part of the Streptomyces platensis genome and harbors:
- a CDS encoding serine/threonine-protein kinase → MGDEVEMDGKGGRLLAGRYRLADVLGRGGMGTVWRARDEVLGRTVAVKELRFPGGVEEDEKRRLITRTLREAKAIARIRNNGAVTVYDVVDEDDRPWIVMELVEGRSLAEVIRDDGPLPPRRSAEVGLAVLDVLRAAHAAGILHRDVKPSNVLMSDDGRVVLTDFGIAQVEGDPSVTSTGMLVGAPSYISPERARGQKPGPPADLWSLGGLLYACVEGVPPYDKGSAIATLTAVMTEPVEPPKNAGGLEEVIYGLLVKDPAGRLDDAGARTLLLDVVHAPEARKPEPPLDETRAMVLPTVPKERAKAKPDSTPKPKPAAKSRVPRKPKPAAAAVAESPAGSGPASGAATAGKSKAGAAKAAGAKAAATSTPERTGRPKTASPAAGEQAGADRAASGTSRPTLTRPGFDTEAAKERVRGALRTVRAAAVAARARVDSRPDDGNRPAPRASVTDVVPRRTLVIVAVVVVLAVLGTVLAVALSGDGSTKNSGKPAGKPDKSSSAAKAEPSTESAGTGEDAKQGGPGSPAPQPPGGVSPAEEESDTGGKDGKGDKAVPDGFARISNGRFHFGMAMPKGFKQTGTAGEGSGVIYSASGGFPRVQVDYNAEPGTDAAASWRSLEPAVRGSTEDYHRISIKPVKWRGYPTVADWSFTRRQSGQQVRVLDRGFRADDQHGYAIMITCKKDKWPDKECQDVVSAAFKTFAIKD
- a CDS encoding glycerol-3-phosphate dehydrogenase/oxidase, with product MKTAILGPAQRAEALARMAERELDILVVGGGVVGAGTALDVATRGLSTGLVEARDWASGTSSRSSKLIHGGLRYLEMLDFALVREALKERGLLLERLAPHLVKPVPFLYPLQHKGWERWYAGSGVALYDAMSVSSGHGRGLPVHRHLSQKRALRVAPCLKRDALVGALQYYDAQMDDARYVATMVRTAAAYGAQVANRARVVGFLREGERVVGVRVEDVEGGGDYEIRAQQIVNATGVWTDDTQALIGERGQFHVRASKGIHLVVPKDRIHSTTGLILRTEKSVLFVIPWGRHWIVGTTDTDWDLDKAHPAASSADIDYLLEHVNEVLATPLTRDDVEGVYAGLRPLLAGESDATSKLSREHTVAHPLPGLVVVAGGKYTTYRVMAKDAVDEAVHGLDQRVADCVTEDVPLVGAEGYKALWNARARIAARTGLHVARIEHLLNRYGSLTEELLELVVADPSLGEPLAHADDYLRAEAVYACTHEGARHLDDVLTRRTRISIETFDRGTRSAREVAELIAPALGWDEDQVEKEIAHYQKRVEAERESQRQPDDLTADAARLGAPDIVPL
- a CDS encoding serine hydrolase domain-containing protein, yielding MTKRPRRPAADRALRPAAPPAGHRPALVRTGALAALATLLLTASTGQPRLAPASLKPARPPARTAPALHRLVGDGIPGAAALTTRAGFPAARFSAAGVADLRSGRTMGPRDHFRAGSLTKTLVATVVLQLAAEHRLALHDSAAAHLPPGMRVTGPGTRSSLRGVTIRQLLDHTSGLFNYTDDPRLAGQLFGTGFRAHRYDRHTPAELLRTALRHPPAAAPGARYSYSNTNYLVLGLVIQAVTGHPYATEIRRRLLVPAGLHHTSFPGTVPALPRPHGRAYSRIGDRRVDATSLDPSWAGAAGEMVTTLGDLNRFFSALLGGRFLAPRQMAQIRNAQHTGGTYGLGLYATELPCGVTVWGHDGEINGSHARTAATRDGRHVLSYRVNTDTHSAPVPDRAVLTAEFCAGHGGG